The Clostridia bacterium sequence TGTATGTTTATCGTAGACCCCAAAAAGGAAAAGATTGCTGTTCAGGAAGCACACAAATTAAACATTCCGATTGTTGCTATCGTTGATACCAACTGCGATCCGGAAGAAGTTGACTTCCCGATTCCCGGCAATGACGACGCAATCCGTGCAGTAAAACTGATTGCATCCACCATTTCCAACGCAATTTTGGAAGGCAGACAGGGCGAATCCTTTGCAGTAGCAGAAGATGACGCTGAAGAAGCTGTTCAGGAATAATTCAATTCTTTAGGGAGGTAAAATATTATGGCATTTACAGCTAAAGATGTAATGAAATTAAGAGAAATGACCGGTTCCGGTATGATGGACTGCAAAAAGGCATTGACCGAAACTGATGGCGATATGGACAAGGCAATCGAATTCCTGCGTGAAAAGGGTTTGGCTACCGCTGCTAAAAAAGCAGGCAGAATCGCTTCCGAAGGTATTGTAAAAACTTACATGACCGACGACAAGAGCGTTGCTGTATTGGTTGAAGTTAACTCTGAAACCGACTTCGTTGCAAAGAATGACGAATTCTTGTCTTTCGTTGATGTTGTAGCTAAGGCTGTTGCTGACAACAACCCTGCTGACGTTGACGCTTTGAAGGCTATTGAAGTAAACGGTGCAACCATTGGCGATACCCTTACCGCTTTGATTGCAAAAATCGGCGAAAACATGAACATTAGAAGATTTGCTCGCGCTGAAGGTAATGTTTGCACATACCTCCATGCTGCAGGCAGAATCGGTGTATTGGTTGAAGCTGAAGGCGCACTCGATACCGAAGAAAAGTATGAAGCTGCTCGCGATATCGCAATGCAGGTTGCAGCAATCAACCCCTTGTATCTTTCTAAGGATACTGTTCCGGAAGCTGATCTGGAACACGAAAAGGGCATCATCTTGGCACAGATGAAGGAAGATCCGAAGAACGCAAACAAGCCCGAAAACATTTTGGAAAAAATGCTCGGCGGTAAAATCAACAAGTTCTTCGAACAGAACTGCTTACTCCAGCAGGCTTTCGTTAAAGACGACAAGCAGGTTGTTGAAAAGTACTTGGCTTCTAAGGGCGTTAAGATTGTTAACTTCGTTCGTTTCGAAAAGGGCGAAGGTCTCGAAAAGAGAGAAGACGATTTTGCGGCTGAAGTTGCAAGCATGACTAAATAATTAATGTCAAATGAAAAACTCCTGACCATTTGGTCAGGAGTTTTTTTGTGTGCAACGAAAACCACGCGATAGTTGAACTTGTAAAGTAAAAGTAGACACTAAAAACCACGAATTACACAAACCCTTGTTCAATTCTATATTGAACAGGGGTTTTATAATTTAATTTGTATGATAATCTTTCGTTATTAAAGTAA is a genomic window containing:
- a CDS encoding elongation factor Ts, producing the protein MAFTAKDVMKLREMTGSGMMDCKKALTETDGDMDKAIEFLREKGLATAAKKAGRIASEGIVKTYMTDDKSVAVLVEVNSETDFVAKNDEFLSFVDVVAKAVADNNPADVDALKAIEVNGATIGDTLTALIAKIGENMNIRRFARAEGNVCTYLHAAGRIGVLVEAEGALDTEEKYEAARDIAMQVAAINPLYLSKDTVPEADLEHEKGIILAQMKEDPKNANKPENILEKMLGGKINKFFEQNCLLQQAFVKDDKQVVEKYLASKGVKIVNFVRFEKGEGLEKREDDFAAEVASMTK